The genomic region TCATGTCGCCAACAAGGAAGCATGGTGAATCGGCCAGAACATAAATCTCTTTCCCATAAATTATGTTTGAATTTTCaaactagttttcattgggaaggcagatcaagttttttttaaatcaaaagcaatcacttctgcatgtgaaaacacagaatcctactcattatgCCACATGCTAAATTACGTCACTTCTGTTTTTAGCCGACTTCACTGTGGGCTTTGAATGGGGAACCTGGCTCATGCCCGGGAGGCAGCACGGTTCCAAAACAAATGCAATCAACTTTCACATGGTGCAAAACACGACTACCAGGGCGCCGGTCCAGATGAATAGAATTCCCTCAATCTCAAACGCGTTTATTTTCCCAGGTGATCAACTATCAACATATCGGGCTTCTTATCATAAACCGTTTGTCATGTCTGGTCATTTATATAATAAGCAAGGCTTTATATTAAGTGATGATGATATAGGATGATCATCACCAGGGGTGAATTCCATTTCaaatccagtcaattcagaaaataaaccaaattccaattccacatCTTCATAATTGAAAAGTGTTGAGGAGAATTGGAATTTCAAttaacttcctgaattgactggaattgaaatggaattacaCCCAACCCTGATCGTCACACCCTCAAAATGTAAACATCCTTTAATGTATTTAGATAACACCAATGTACTAGTTTGCTGTGACTTTATAGGGGATAGTCCAAGTAGGGGAGAGGATTCATGTTGGAACAAATTTAAAAATCTTACTGTGGAAACCAAAATAACTAAGTTTTACAAAACATATTATATACATTTGAGGCCATGCTCAGAAGGGTTATGAAACATCAGTGTTTTACAATGGAAAGGTCCTCCTACAAGTGAGAGTACAATTTTGCCCCAGCAGCACTGTCATGTTTATCCCTCTGGTTTCATTCTCCTCCTCAGTTCTAACAAGTGAAGCATTTACCACAAAGTCAGCAAcgtggtttctctcctgtgtgatgTCTTCGCTGGTGCCATTTTAGATGACTTGCTGATCTGAAGCATTCTACACACATGGGGCACTTAAATGATCTCTCATCTGATGGTGCATCTCACCTGTGTGAATCCTAATATGGCCTTTCAGGCTTTTCATCTGGCTGAAGCatttgccacattctttgcacGGAtacggtttctctccagtgtacTGTCCTCATATGTATGGTCAGGGTTTTCTTCTGACTGAAACATTTGCCACAATCACTGCACTGATACGGTTTCTCTCCAGTATGTATCCTCATATGGTCTGTCAGGTTTCTAATCCGGATAAAGCATTTGCCACAATCTTTGCACTGATATGGTTTCTCCCCAGTGTGACTTCTCGTATGTTCTGTCAAGGTTCCCTTTTCTCTGAAACTTTTGCCACATACATTACAGCAATATGGTTTCATGCCAGTGTGAATTCTCTGATGAGTTTTTAAAATGCTACTTTTCAGAAAGCATTTCCTGCAGACGGGACACCTGTGTGGTCTCTCCCCTGAGTGAGCCGCCCTCAATGGAACTTTCAACTCACTGGCTTCCCTGGTCTTAGAGCTTTGTCCTTTCTTTGTCAATGTTCTCTTTGATTTGAGTGGCTGTAACCCTGACATTAGTCCTCCACCATCCACACCATTGTCACTTTCACTGTTGCCAATCTGAGCTGCAGAACAGTCTGAATTTACTGGAGAGAGGGGCTGTAATTCATTGTTTGGTTCGGATTCTCCGTAGGCCTCTCCATGTTCTGTTTTGATGTCTTGTTCAATTGTTTTGGTGGGTAGAGAGTCCCTATCTCTGTTCTCCACAGTATGGATTTGGTAAAGATGTGAGGACTGGGATGGGTCGAGATCACAGTCCCTTTTCACACAGGTAGAAATTAATATGAACTCTTTGGTATCAGATTCCAGCCCctgaagctgctcttcctcctgactggtc from Oncorhynchus kisutch isolate 150728-3 linkage group LG5, Okis_V2, whole genome shotgun sequence harbors:
- the LOC109891348 gene encoding zinc finger and SCAN domain-containing protein 2-like, with product MSKMQLLQDYLNERLTAVAVEIFGAVENTIAEYQEEISRSKEEIDRLRKLLDLVFQPDIMLHRADPQQLTFPVPGEVPPEKQHCEQEWSTSPGQGDPEPKQIKEEQEEFGTSQEEEQLQGLESDTKEFILISTCVKRDCDLDPSQSSHLYQIHTVENRDRDSLPTKTIEQDIKTEHGEAYGESEPNNELQPLSPVNSDCSAAQIGNSESDNGVDGGGLMSGLQPLKSKRTLTKKGQSSKTREASELKVPLRAAHSGERPHRCPVCRKCFLKSSILKTHQRIHTGMKPYCCNVCGKSFREKGTLTEHTRSHTGEKPYQCKDCGKCFIRIRNLTDHMRIHTGEKPYQCSDCGKCFSQKKTLTIHMRTVHWRETVSVQRMWQMLQPDEKPERPY